The genomic DNA GGTTCGTCTGAAACGCCTGATACTCGGCGATTCGTTCCGTCGTCTCGCGGCTTCAACCCCCACGAGGGTTCGTCTGAAACGCTTAAGCAACGAGCAGACGTACAACTGACCAACTTCGGCTTCAACCCCACGAGGGTTCGTCTGAAACCTGACCACTGGCACGGCAAGATCCACCGCCACCCGCTGCTTCAACCCCACGAGGGTTCGTCTGAAACTCGTTTGACCGAGCGATCCACCCACGATTCGATTGGGCTTCAACCCCACGAGGGTTCGTCTGAAACCATGTCCGGTTCGCCGGACATACGTGTGCTATCCCCCAGCTACGTCATAGTGTTTTCGTCGATGTTCGATACACGCTGTACCCCACCAGGTCGATGGAAAACGCTCGGCTGGCGACGTCATCCTCCACGTTCATCGATCACGCTGCAGCAACCGCCAGCGGTGGCTCGAAGCACCTCGGTACAGCGCAGAATCCCCGAGAGAGGACTCCGAACGCCGGTCACTTCGCTTCGTTCCCTTTCATCGACTCGCTTCGCTCGTCGATGATCGGGTTCGTCGCGTCTCCCAAGCACTTCTCTCGGTGCTGTCGCTCACACGAGGTTCGTGGCATTCGCGAGAAGTGCCCGGGGAGGGCTCCGAACCCTCGATCTCCGCATGTCCCAGGTTCGAGGCGGCGGCCTCGAAGGGAGCTGCGCCCGTCTCGAAACCCTATGAGTGCGGCGCTATGTCCAGCTAAGCCACCCGGGCTGGTCGTTCGTATTCGACTCGGCGGGATTAAGCTTCCCATTTCGTCCGGCAGTCTTATGCCGGGCGGTGGCACAGTCGGGACATGGACGTTCCCGGGATCGTCCGCGATCGCGTCGCCGACGAGTCGCGGCTGACCAGCGTGAGCATCGGGAACGACGACCGGGTGTACGTCACGCCGTCGCGGACCCTGGTCTATCACTCCGCGGGGCTGTTCAGCAGCGAGTCCGTCGAGGAGTTCCCCCACGACGCCGCACGGTTCGACGTCTCGGCCGGCCGGCGCGAGGCCTCCTTCGCCTTCGAGTACGACGACGGCGTCGAGGGGTTTTCGATCCCCCGCGACCGGATCGAGACCGTCCTGCCGCCGGTGATCGCGGGCGTGCTCCGGGCCACCGGGCTGATCGACGACGACGAATCGATCGTCGAGAGCTACCGGTTCGGCGAGCGGACGCTGGTGGTCACCGACCGGCGGCTGCTCACGTCGGTCGGCGAGGCGGTCTGGGATCGCGACTACGAGAGCTACGCCTACGAGGACGTCACCGACGTCGGGTTCGAGGCGGGCACGCTGCTCGTCACGGTCGGCGGGCAGCAGCGGCGGCTCGACCTGTCCGGAGAGGGGGATCGAGAGGCCTTCGATACTGTGGAGGACACGCTGCTCGCGTTCCACGACGTCGACACCGTCGAGGCGATCGACTCACGAACCACGGGCCAGTTCTACCCCCATCCATCGACGAACGACGACGGAGGGGCGGCAAACGAGACAGCGACGAGCAACGAGGCGACCTCCCAGCCATCGAACCACGACGCTCCCGACCCCGATCGAACGGGGTCTCCCGCGACTGATGTTCGGGAGGCCGAACCCGGCACGAACACGGAACGATCGTCGTCTCACGCCACCACGCAGCCGACCGGCGGTGACACCCAGTCGACCGACGACAGCACCCGGTCGGCCGACGACGCCCAACCAGCCGACACCGACAGCAAGTCCCCGAACGCTCTCTCGGAACCAGGCGACGCGTCGACCGAACCAGCCGTCGGAATCGACGACGCCGCGGCCGATCGCCCGCCGGAGACCGCGCTGTCGGACGACACAGCCGACGCCGCCGCGGTCGTCGACGAACTCGCCGAGCTCCGCGAGGCGGTCGATCGCCAGACCGAGCTCATGGAACGTCAGCAGGCGACGCTCGAACGCCTCGCCGACGAACTCACCGACGATCGGTGACCGCGGGGCGACGATCGAGGGCGTGACTCAGCGCCGGCCGATGACCTTCTCGACACACGACGAGCCGAACGGACCGTGTTCGCCGGCGTCGAGGCGGAGGAAGTGACCCGTCGAGATCCCCGCCCCGCACCGCCGACAGGTGAACTCGCCCTCCCTCGTGACGACGTCGCGCCCGAAGCGAACGAACTCGCCGGACAGCACCCGCACGAGCCCGTCCTCGCGCTCGATCACGCCGCGGAGCTCGGCGGTGTCGAGGATCTCACGGGTCGTGTGGGGATCGTCGGTCACGGTTTCGAGCCGGTCGATCGCGGTCGCGAGATCGATCTCCCCGTCCTCGAGCGTCGCGAGGAGTTCGACCCCGAGTTCGACCGGGTCGGCATCGCTCACGCGAGCGCTCGGTCGGGCGGCGTGGTAAGTATTGCGCGACCGGTCCGCCTCCGTTGCGACGACTCCCGCAGGCACGGTCCGAAACCGCAACGAGTTTGCGGGCTCCCCACTGCGACCGCTCGTGCAGCGCGCTCGTCGGCGGTTGCTGGGGATCGCGATCGTCGTCGTGGCGGTGGCGCTCGCCGCGCTCACGCTGTCTCCCGATCGAGTGCTCGCGCGGCTCGCCGCGCTCCGTACCAGGCCGGCGGCGTTCGCGGCGGTCGTGGCGGCGCTCTATCTCGTCCGACCGCTCGTCGCGTGGCCGCTGAGTCTCTGTTCGGCGGTCGTCGGCTACGGCTACGGCCTCGTCGGCCTCCCGTTCGCGCTCGTCGGCGTCTGCGCCACCTGTCTCCCGCCGTACTTCCTCGGTCGCTACGCCGGCAGCGACGCTGACACCGAGAGCGGCGTTCTCGGACGGCTGAGCGGGTCGGGCGAGCGGTTCTTCGAGCGGACGGGCGGGGTTCGCGGGGTGGCCGCTGCACGGCTCGCACCGCTGCCCGCCGACCCGGTGTCGGTCGGCGCGGGCCTCTCCGGGGTCGGTCTTCGGGCGTATCTCCTCGGAACGCTGCTCGGCGAGATCCCGTGGACGATCGCCGCGGTGCTCGCGGGACGGTCGCTCGACCGGCTCGCGAC from Halococcus agarilyticus includes the following:
- a CDS encoding DUF7115 domain-containing protein encodes the protein MDVPGIVRDRVADESRLTSVSIGNDDRVYVTPSRTLVYHSAGLFSSESVEEFPHDAARFDVSAGRREASFAFEYDDGVEGFSIPRDRIETVLPPVIAGVLRATGLIDDDESIVESYRFGERTLVVTDRRLLTSVGEAVWDRDYESYAYEDVTDVGFEAGTLLVTVGGQQRRLDLSGEGDREAFDTVEDTLLAFHDVDTVEAIDSRTTGQFYPHPSTNDDGGAANETATSNEATSQPSNHDAPDPDRTGSPATDVREAEPGTNTERSSSHATTQPTGGDTQSTDDSTRSADDAQPADTDSKSPNALSEPGDASTEPAVGIDDAAADRPPETALSDDTADAAAVVDELAELREAVDRQTELMERQQATLERLADELTDDR
- a CDS encoding DUF5830 family protein, with the protein product MSDADPVELGVELLATLEDGEIDLATAIDRLETVTDDPHTTREILDTAELRGVIEREDGLVRVLSGEFVRFGRDVVTREGEFTCRRCGAGISTGHFLRLDAGEHGPFGSSCVEKVIGRR
- a CDS encoding TVP38/TMEM64 family protein, translated to MQRARRRLLGIAIVVVAVALAALTLSPDRVLARLAALRTRPAAFAAVVAALYLVRPLVAWPLSLCSAVVGYGYGLVGLPFALVGVCATCLPPYFLGRYAGSDADTESGVLGRLSGSGERFFERTGGVRGVAAARLAPLPADPVSVGAGLSGVGLRAYLLGTLLGEIPWTIAAVLAGRSLDRLATAGLAGASVELAVVAGVIALLVLAGPTYEFLRERWPHQNVSEQS